The following is a genomic window from Bacillota bacterium.
AGTGAGCTTGGGTTCACTGCCCGGAGCAGCCGGGATTTCAGTCCCACTCTGGTGGCCACAGCAGCAAGCAAAAGTATCACCGCCAAATCCACAATGTTTATCAGCCCCAATAGACGTCCTTTGTCATCTATTAGCCGCATGATCGCTCCTCCTTAGGGCCTTATAATATACCTGTTCTACTTCTTGTGCCATCTGGGCCAGAGAGAACTCTGTTAGCACCGTCTCCCGACCAAACTCTCCCAGTTCGCCAGCCAGATGTGAATCAGCCAATACCTTGTCCACAGCACCGACAATAGCTTGGGCCGCTGTCTGGTGATTGCTCCCCCGGCCGCTGAAGTTGTGCCGTCGGGCTGCCGGCAGCAGGTCCGGAGTCAGAAGTCCCATAAACCCGGCCTCACCGGCAATCACCACTGGCTTAGCCGAAGACATACCCTCCAAGATCACCCGGCCGACCCCAATCACCACCGTAGCCGTGGCGATAATCGCCGCCGTATCGGTCCGGGAACCGGTCACCAAAATGGCCGGCCGCCGAAAGTCCTCGTTCACCTTTTCGGCCCAGCGCTCAACCTCCAGCAACTTGTCTCCTTCGCCCACAATGAAAGCAGTCAAGGTGGGATAGCGTCGGAGCAGTTCCGGTACAGCCTCAATCACCTTCAAGGCGATCTCGCCTCGGGCTCCGGTTAAGCGGCTGATGTAAACCACTTTTGGATCCGCCGCCGACAATCCAAACTCGTCCAAAATCGGCTGGGGGTCCACATCAGCGGCGAACCGAGCCGTATCCACTCCGTTCGGAATCACAGTGACATTATCCTCCGGCACCCCGAAATTGCGCACCATATGGGCTTTCACATCCTGGCTCACAGCAATGGCTTCATCGCCCCAAGCTGTCAAAGCCCTCAACCCCAGGTTGGTACTATAAATACCATG
Proteins encoded in this region:
- a CDS encoding glycosyltransferase family 4 protein; translation: MPSLNVLLALMALETGGAETHVVGLAQELNKRGHRVVVASQGGCLEAELRAAGIKHVKVPLHSRAPWDMLRALRLMNNIIHDQNINLIHAHARIPAWIGHFVSSWTRRPLVTTAHGIYSTNLGLRALTAWGDEAIAVSQDVKAHMVRNFGVPEDNVTVIPNGVDTARFAADVDPQPILDEFGLSAADPKVVYISRLTGARGEIALKVIEAVPELLRRYPTLTAFIVGEGDKLLEVERWAEKVNEDFRRPAILVTGSRTDTAAIIATATVVIGVGRVILEGMSSAKPVVIAGEAGFMGLLTPDLLPAARRHNFSGRGSNHQTAAQAIVGAVDKVLADSHLAGELGEFGRETVLTEFSLAQMAQEVEQVYYKALRRSDHAANR